In a single window of the Notamacropus eugenii isolate mMacEug1 chromosome 4, mMacEug1.pri_v2, whole genome shotgun sequence genome:
- the RAD23A gene encoding UV excision repair protein RAD23 homolog A isoform X1 has protein sequence MFPCVYCPGAAASDGVRDGPDGRKQSLPPPPGPAMAVTVTLKTLQQQTFKIRMEPGETVKVLKEKIEAEKGRDAFPVSGQKLIYAGKILSDDVPIRDYKIDEKNFVVVMVTKAKAGLATSAPPEPSAPAAANTPEPSTPAPPAPTIVAMPLPPPAPSEEKKSTEESAAGTPPEAGPGSLPSSGSSGQEDDAASTLVTGSEYETMLTEIMSMGYERERVVAALRASYNNPHRAVEYLLTGIPGSPESESGPAQESQAPEQPAPEGGENPLEFLRDQPQFQNMRQVIQQNPALLPALLQQLGQENPQLLQQISRHQEQFIQMLNEPTGELADMSDVEGEVGAIGEESPQMNYIQVTPQEKEAIERLEDLSGPESRRQIMGATLSQQEGTTRCFKSEPRGREATGRGGDACCVPSPQSQGCGLGDVQGCALHPGGLPSWLYLHPPPEQILLWPL, from the exons ATGTTCCCGTGTGTCTACTGTCCCGGGGCCGCCGCGTCGGACGGAGTGAGGGACGGACCGGACGGACGGAAGCAGTCGCTGCCGCCGCCCCCCGGCCCAGCCATGGCCGTCACCGTCACCTTGAAGACGCTGCAGCAACAAACGTTTAAGATCCGCATGGAGCCGGGGGAGACG GTGAAGGTGCTCAAGGAGAAGATTGAGGCAGAAAAGGGTCGTGATGCCTTCCCTGTGTCTGGACAGAAGCTTATCTATGCAGGAAAGATCCTCAGTGACGATGTCCCTATCAGAGACTATAAGATTGATGAGAAAAACTTTGTGGTCGTCATGGTGACTAAG GCCAAAGCTGGGCTTGCCACTTCGGCACCTCCGGAgccctctgcccctgctgctgccaaCACCCCGGAGCCCTCCACACCTGCCCCACCAGCTCCCACCATTGTTGCCATGCCCCTACCCCCGCCAGCacccagtgaggagaagaagtcCACAGAAGAGTCAGCTGCTGGGACACCTCCAGAGGCTGGGCCTGG CTCTCTTCCCTCTTCAGGGAGCAGCGGGCAGGAAGATGACGCAGCTTCTACACTAG tgACAGGCTCCGAGTATGAGACGATGCTGACAGAAATCATGTCCATGGGCTATGAACGGGAGCGAGTTGTGGCTGCCCTGAGGGCCAGTTACAACAACCCCCATCGGGCTGTGGAGTACTTGCTGACG GGGATCCCAGGGAGTCCAGAGTCTGAGAGTGGCCCTGCACAGGAGAGCCAAGCCCCTGAGCAGCCTGCCCCAGAGGGAG GTGAGAACCCCCTGGAATTTCTCCGTGACCAGCCTCAGTTCCAAAACATGCGACAAGTGATTCAGCAGAACCCAGCCTTGTTGCCAGCCCTGCTACAGCAACTAGGCCAGGAGAACCCCCAATTACTGCAG CAAATCAGCCGGCACCAGGAACAGTTCATCCAGATGCTGAATGAGCCCACAGGGGAGCTGGCAGATATGTCGGATGTGGAGGGGGAGGTTGGGGCCATTGGTGAGGAATCCCCTCAGATGAACTACATCCAGGTCACGCCACAGGAAAAAGAAGCCATAGAGAGG CTGGAAGACCTTTCAGGGCCTGAAAGTAGGAGGCAAATCATGGGAGCCACTCTATCCCAGCAAGAGGGAACTACAAGATGCTTCAAGTCTGAGCCCCGAGGTAGAGAGGccacaggaagaggaggagatgcCTGCTGTGTCCCTTCCCCTCAGTCCCAAGGATGTGGTTTGGGAGATGTGCAAGGCTGTGCCCTTCACCCAG GTGGTCTCCCGTCCTGGTTGTACCTCCATCCGCCTCCAGAACAAATTTTGCTTTGGCCACTGTAG
- the RAD23A gene encoding UV excision repair protein RAD23 homolog A isoform X3 has protein sequence MFPCVYCPGAAASDGVRDGPDGRKQSLPPPPGPAMAVTVTLKTLQQQTFKIRMEPGETVKVLKEKIEAEKGRDAFPVSGQKLIYAGKILSDDVPIRDYKIDEKNFVVVMVTKAKAGLATSAPPEPSAPAAANTPEPSTPAPPAPTIVAMPLPPPAPSEEKKSTEESAAGTPPEAGPGSLPSSGSSGQEDDAASTLVTGSEYETMLTEIMSMGYERERVVAALRASYNNPHRAVEYLLTGIPGSPESESGPAQESQAPEQPAPEGGENPLEFLRDQPQFQNMRQVIQQNPALLPALLQQLGQENPQLLQQISRHQEQFIQMLNEPTGELADMSDVEGEVGAIGEESPQMNYIQVTPQEKEAIERL, from the exons ATGTTCCCGTGTGTCTACTGTCCCGGGGCCGCCGCGTCGGACGGAGTGAGGGACGGACCGGACGGACGGAAGCAGTCGCTGCCGCCGCCCCCCGGCCCAGCCATGGCCGTCACCGTCACCTTGAAGACGCTGCAGCAACAAACGTTTAAGATCCGCATGGAGCCGGGGGAGACG GTGAAGGTGCTCAAGGAGAAGATTGAGGCAGAAAAGGGTCGTGATGCCTTCCCTGTGTCTGGACAGAAGCTTATCTATGCAGGAAAGATCCTCAGTGACGATGTCCCTATCAGAGACTATAAGATTGATGAGAAAAACTTTGTGGTCGTCATGGTGACTAAG GCCAAAGCTGGGCTTGCCACTTCGGCACCTCCGGAgccctctgcccctgctgctgccaaCACCCCGGAGCCCTCCACACCTGCCCCACCAGCTCCCACCATTGTTGCCATGCCCCTACCCCCGCCAGCacccagtgaggagaagaagtcCACAGAAGAGTCAGCTGCTGGGACACCTCCAGAGGCTGGGCCTGG CTCTCTTCCCTCTTCAGGGAGCAGCGGGCAGGAAGATGACGCAGCTTCTACACTAG tgACAGGCTCCGAGTATGAGACGATGCTGACAGAAATCATGTCCATGGGCTATGAACGGGAGCGAGTTGTGGCTGCCCTGAGGGCCAGTTACAACAACCCCCATCGGGCTGTGGAGTACTTGCTGACG GGGATCCCAGGGAGTCCAGAGTCTGAGAGTGGCCCTGCACAGGAGAGCCAAGCCCCTGAGCAGCCTGCCCCAGAGGGAG GTGAGAACCCCCTGGAATTTCTCCGTGACCAGCCTCAGTTCCAAAACATGCGACAAGTGATTCAGCAGAACCCAGCCTTGTTGCCAGCCCTGCTACAGCAACTAGGCCAGGAGAACCCCCAATTACTGCAG CAAATCAGCCGGCACCAGGAACAGTTCATCCAGATGCTGAATGAGCCCACAGGGGAGCTGGCAGATATGTCGGATGTGGAGGGGGAGGTTGGGGCCATTGGTGAGGAATCCCCTCAGATGAACTACATCCAGGTCACGCCACAGGAAAAAGAAGCCATAGAGAGG TTGTAG
- the GADD45GIP1 gene encoding large ribosomal subunit protein mL64 → MAAPGLRACGGRALRASPGAPASRAYRARPVPLRPPKPFTPDPEDPLTPRWQLRSRFAAKQFGRFGAASGVAPGSLWPTAPQLRELEAEEREWQPSLSAMQEALRARAEAQERERREREQLIEAKMAQMPQMIMAWRQQQRERWEKAQAEKARKARLQAEAQEKLGYDVDPRSSRFQELLQELEKQDRKRLKQQKKQQKEAARMAALQAAAEATKSPVSPGPEGHAENPFNKT, encoded by the exons ATGGCGGCGCCCGGGTTGCGGGCGTGTGGCGGGCGGGCGCTGAGGGCTTCCCCAGGGGCCCCGGCCTCCCGCGCCTACCGGGCCCGGCCGGTCCCGCTCCGCCCTCCCAAGCCCTTCACCCCGGACCCTGAGGACCCGCTGACCCCGCGCTGGCAGCTGCGTTCTCGCTTCGCCGCCAAGCAGTTCGGGCGGTTCGGGGCCGCGTCCGGGGTGGCCCCGGGCTCGCTGTGGCCCACGGCCCCGCAGCTCCGCGAGCTGGAGGCCGAGGAACGTGAATGGCAGCCGAGCCTGAGTGCCATGCAGGAGGCGCTGCGGGCCCGCGCCGAGGCCCAGGAGCGAGAGCGCCGGGAGAG gGAGCAGCTCATTGAGGCCAAAATGGCCCAGATGCCACAAATGATCATGGCCTGGAGGCAGCAACAGCGGGAACGCTGGGAGAAAGCACAGGCAGAGAAGGCCCGAAAGGCTCGGCTACAGGCAGAAGCACAGGAGAAGCTCGGCTATGACGTGGACCCCAGAAGCTCTCGATTCCAGGAGCTGCTCCAGGAGCTGGAGAAGCAGGACCGGAAGCGTCTCAAGCAGCAGAAGAAGCAGCAGAAGGAGGCGGCAAGGATGGCAGCCCTGCAGGCTGCTGCAGAGGCTACCAAGAGCCCTGTGAGCCCAGGCCCGGAGGGGCATGCTGAGAACCCTTTCAATAAAACTTAG
- the RAD23A gene encoding UV excision repair protein RAD23 homolog A isoform X2, with the protein MFPCVYCPGAAASDGVRDGPDGRKQSLPPPPGPAMAVTVTLKTLQQQTFKIRMEPGETVKVLKEKIEAEKGRDAFPVSGQKLIYAGKILSDDVPIRDYKIDEKNFVVVMVTKAKAGLATSAPPEPSAPAAANTPEPSTPAPPAPTIVAMPLPPPAPSEEKKSTEESAAGTPPEAGPGSLPSSGSSGQEDDAASTLVTGSEYETMLTEIMSMGYERERVVAALRASYNNPHRAVEYLLTGIPGSPESESGPAQESQAPEQPAPEGGENPLEFLRDQPQFQNMRQVIQQNPALLPALLQQLGQENPQLLQQISRHQEQFIQMLNEPTGELADMSDVEGEVGAIGEESPQMNYIQVTPQEKEAIERLKALGFPESLVIQAYFACEKNENLAANFLLSQNFDDE; encoded by the exons ATGTTCCCGTGTGTCTACTGTCCCGGGGCCGCCGCGTCGGACGGAGTGAGGGACGGACCGGACGGACGGAAGCAGTCGCTGCCGCCGCCCCCCGGCCCAGCCATGGCCGTCACCGTCACCTTGAAGACGCTGCAGCAACAAACGTTTAAGATCCGCATGGAGCCGGGGGAGACG GTGAAGGTGCTCAAGGAGAAGATTGAGGCAGAAAAGGGTCGTGATGCCTTCCCTGTGTCTGGACAGAAGCTTATCTATGCAGGAAAGATCCTCAGTGACGATGTCCCTATCAGAGACTATAAGATTGATGAGAAAAACTTTGTGGTCGTCATGGTGACTAAG GCCAAAGCTGGGCTTGCCACTTCGGCACCTCCGGAgccctctgcccctgctgctgccaaCACCCCGGAGCCCTCCACACCTGCCCCACCAGCTCCCACCATTGTTGCCATGCCCCTACCCCCGCCAGCacccagtgaggagaagaagtcCACAGAAGAGTCAGCTGCTGGGACACCTCCAGAGGCTGGGCCTGG CTCTCTTCCCTCTTCAGGGAGCAGCGGGCAGGAAGATGACGCAGCTTCTACACTAG tgACAGGCTCCGAGTATGAGACGATGCTGACAGAAATCATGTCCATGGGCTATGAACGGGAGCGAGTTGTGGCTGCCCTGAGGGCCAGTTACAACAACCCCCATCGGGCTGTGGAGTACTTGCTGACG GGGATCCCAGGGAGTCCAGAGTCTGAGAGTGGCCCTGCACAGGAGAGCCAAGCCCCTGAGCAGCCTGCCCCAGAGGGAG GTGAGAACCCCCTGGAATTTCTCCGTGACCAGCCTCAGTTCCAAAACATGCGACAAGTGATTCAGCAGAACCCAGCCTTGTTGCCAGCCCTGCTACAGCAACTAGGCCAGGAGAACCCCCAATTACTGCAG CAAATCAGCCGGCACCAGGAACAGTTCATCCAGATGCTGAATGAGCCCACAGGGGAGCTGGCAGATATGTCGGATGTGGAGGGGGAGGTTGGGGCCATTGGTGAGGAATCCCCTCAGATGAACTACATCCAGGTCACGCCACAGGAAAAAGAAGCCATAGAGAGG TTGAAGGCCCTGGGGTTTCCTGAGAGCCTGGTAATCCAGGCCTACTTCGCTTGTGAGAAGAATGAGAACCTGGCAGCAAATTTTCTCCTGAGTCAGAACTTTGATGATGAGTGa